The sequence below is a genomic window from Candidatus Methanoplasma termitum.
CGATGTGCCTTTCGATAAGGTCGACCTCTTCAAAAGCACGATCGAAGATAGATGCCACTCCCGCCATGATAATGAATAGCACTGTTTGTTATTAATCATAGTGCCAACGGTGTAACGCCCGCTTGACGATCTTCAGCGGCCGTACCACTTCTGTGTGCCCCACTTCGTATAATTCACCCAATATCCTTGCGTGAACGATCCGCAGCAGTCCAATGCTTTCTTCTCGGCATTCGGACCGCGGTGGGTCTTATAGCAGCCTAAGCACTGCCATCTCAGTTCAAGGGGCTTGTTCTTCGCCATCGTCCCTAAATCATTGATTCCGTTAATAAAACTTGGCAAGCTGTCCTACCAAAAATATAGTAATTTATTTAAGAACTGTTATATACGTTTATTCAGATTAGGGAGAACCTTTATGAACAGAATCAAGGTCATTAATGAACCGTCAGAGCTTGTTCCGATGCTGAGGTCAGTTGATACTCCCATAAAAAGAGATGTATTGAAAGAGGTGACCTTGGAATGGAGGACCGCGGACGACATTGAGAAAAAGTTCGGCCCGGCGGGCAGGGATGCCTTGGTATTTTTTGAGAAGATGAAACTTGTTGAAACACGTTGGCTTTCCGTGAACGGCGGATATCCAGAAAAATCATACCACACATATTACACATCGTTCAACATAAACGCACAGTGGCCCGTCTATGAGATAAGCGACGTTCTGACCGCGGCGATGATGAATGATGAAGAATATGCGGAGATAGAAACAAAGATCCTTGCGGAAGTGGGGAAGAGCGGTCGTTTCTCGGGAGATGTGGCGGAGGTCCTCGGGCTCTCTTCGACAATGCTGAAGAGCCTCGTAAGAAGGTCTGTGAAAATGGACTATCGCGGCCACAGGATAGAACCTATCAGAGAAGAGTAAGATGCCGAACATCTGGATATTGAGGATTGGCCATCGTCCGCAGAGAGATAAAAGAGTTACAACGCATGTTGCCCTCTCATCGCGTGCGCTTGGCGCCTCCGGAATATATGTTGACACAGCGGATCGTGTTCTTGAAGAGAA
It includes:
- a CDS encoding ArsR family transcriptional regulator, coding for MNRIKVINEPSELVPMLRSVDTPIKRDVLKEVTLEWRTADDIEKKFGPAGRDALVFFEKMKLVETRWLSVNGGYPEKSYHTYYTSFNINAQWPVYEISDVLTAAMMNDEEYAEIETKILAEVGKSGRFSGDVAEVLGLSSTMLKSLVRRSVKMDYRGHRIEPIREE